The following are from one region of the Magallana gigas chromosome 4, xbMagGiga1.1, whole genome shotgun sequence genome:
- the LOC105319460 gene encoding von Willebrand factor D and EGF domain-containing protein codes for MKQELFFSCTSEEIQNSVQYDYFQFVWLVNNNVSFTSEIVHKTNLSSGYFYERNGIHHLGIEVACQYVAFRSVEDNGTVSKVSENFFAGLKVLHEPVTVERGREGVIQLQLTVPFGCFRDEKKVSPCSLHVELKNQQYIECGGIQLQSVCGTIFLNENWNAVKKVVVRHMNDVNYQVPAMHLVKFFTLQMESHSIWSNVEIPEVKIHIKEKLTKWKGKACYSHSDPHMMTFDGETYDNQNAGTFIMYEGRDGFNNIMQVQTKLTPCNKLTGPGIFCNCGIAIRAASDIYVINRCPEDKLFFGFKHCVDDVLDVKKQDDFNYIIYFPTSTYVQLRLWTYQTEDVIEVNIFPSVFDQETSKGLCSKLGSNGQFFDANDERIDARNDISKFIDSWRVADDANIFLTNDFDFSKLNPMITPSSPFCSCLEVEGQEKYSETVTCGKQLNCSKPDHPIYNKMCHVKSKRSVRSLFSYMPINMKQALNRRKVTNS; via the exons ATGAAACAAGAACTATTTTTTAGCTGTACATCTGAAGAGATACAGAACAGCGttcaatatgattattttcaATTCGTTTGGCTCGTTAACAACAATGTTTCTTTCACTAGTGAAATTGTTCATAAAACTAATTTGTCAAGCGGATATTTCTACGAAAGAAATGGAATTCACCATTTAGGAATCGAG GTAGCGTGCCAATATGTAGCATTTAGATCTGTGGAGGATAATGGAACAGTTTCAAAAGTTAGTGAAAACTTTTTTGCTGGATTAAAG GTTCTACATGAACCAGTTACTGTTGAAAGAGGAAGGGAGGGTGTTATTCAACTGCAGTTGACTGTTCCATTTGGTTGTTTTAGGGATGAAAAGAAGGTTTCACCTTGTTCGCTACATGtggaattaaaaaatcaacaatatataGAATGCGGGGGCATCCAACTCCAAAGTGTATGCGGGACAATATTTCTGAACGAAAATTGGAACGCTGTCAAAAAGGTGGTCGTACGACACATGAACGATGTGAACTATCAAGTGCCTGCCATGCATCTAGTCAAATTTTTTACGTTACAAATGGAATCGCATTCCATCTGGAGTAATGTAGAAATTCCAGAAGTGAAG ATTCATATTAAAGAGAAACTAACAAAATGGAAAGGGAAGGCATGTTACTCTCACAGTGACCCCCATATGATGACATTTGATGGAGA GACCTATGATAACCAAAATGCCGGAACTTTCATTATGTACGAGGGTAGAGATGGTTTTAATAATATCATGCAG GTTCAAACAAAGCTTACACCTTGCAACAAACTAACTGGCCCTGGAATCTTCTGCAATTGTGGTATTGCTATACGCGCTGCATCCGACATCTACGTGATCAACAGGTGCCCGGAGGATAAgttgttttttggttttaaacATTGTGTTGATGACGTTTTGGACGTTAAAAAGCAGGATGATTTTAATTATATC ATCTATTTTCCAACCAGTACGTATGTACAGTTGCGGTTGTGGACTTATCAAACTGAGGATGTTATTGAAGTCAATATATTCCCATCCGTGTTTGACCAGGAAACTTCAAAAGGCTTGTGTAGCAAGTTAGGATCAAACGGACAATTTTTTGATGCAAATGATGAAAGAATTGATGCAAGAAATgatatttcaaagttcattgaTTCATGGAG GGTAGCAGATGATGCAAATATATTTCTTACGAACGACTTTGATTTCTCAAAACTAAATCCCATGATTACCCCATCATCGCCTTTCTGTTCCTGTTTAGAGGTTGAAGGGCAAGAAAAATACAGTGAAACTGTAACCTGTGGAAAACAATTGAACTGCTCGAAGCCTGACCATcctatatataataaaatgtgtCATGTAAAGTCTAAACGTTCCGTTCGCTCTCTATTCAGTTACATGccaataaatatgaaacaagCACTTAACAGAAGAAAGGTAACTAACTCTTAG
- the LOC136275141 gene encoding von Willebrand factor D and EGF domain-containing protein-like — MIMSKEEALAFCESYMKASKAFQACRTVPSIDASKAIASCILDITLTNSTLWAPASREGFKELCKKELRQNNTLSESEEGKFMIEHIHNIMCPNECSGQGVCNNGTCECQNDFGGSDCSQDLSIAPDVFSVNPDSSGLCDTSDCEDVIVEGNMFLHGDGLLCKMEKFQASISNSRVFYETTYIPAEHNTLTDVRCRLPNPRPKRSTMQEANHFVTGFKVSVSNNAKDYSTSHLVYILDSTCQDTINVSGQLRFTLKNNYCFINGVCVPEAAEYGINNCYICNTQSNVFVWSLNSTKNGCEKFARKDENQSQIYIISASVCGCLLTLIITTVVILRKMKTNGLKIEDFANQPPPYIDAAKPKLCSRKL; from the exons ATGATCATGAGCAAAGAGGAAGCACTGGCTTTTTGTGAAAGTTACATGAAAGCATCGAAAGCGTTCCAAGCCTGCAGAACTGTTCCAAGCATTGACGCTTCAAAAGCAATTGCTTCATGCATTTTAGATATAACG CTTACAAATTCCACTCTATGGGCGCCAGCGTCACGTGAGGGTTTCAAAGAGCTCTGTAAAAAAGAATTGCGTCAAAACAACACTTTAAGTGAAAGCGAAGAAGGCAAATTCATGATTGAGCACATACATAACATAATGTGTCCGAATGAATGTAGCGGGCAAGGTGTATGTAATAATG GAACATGCGAATGTCAAAATGACTTCGGGGGGTCTGACTGCTCACAAGATCTTTCTATTGCGCCTGATGTCTTTTCGGTTAACCCTGACAGTAGTGGGCTGTGTGACACATCCGACTGTGAGGACGTTATCGTGGAAGGCAACATGTTTCTACATGGTGATGGCCTGTTGTGTAAAATGGAAAAGTTTCAG GCCTCTATTTCAAACTCAAGAGTTTTCTATGAAACCACATACATACCTGCTGAGCATAATACTTTGACTGATGTCAGATGCCGCCTTCCCAACCCTAGACCAAAACGCTCTACCATGCAGGAAGCCAATCACTTTGTTACAGGTTTCAAAGTCTCAGTGAGCAACAATGCAAAAGACTACAGTACGAGTCATCTTGTGTATATACTAGACTCCACATGCCAAGACACTATTAACGTATCCGGACAACTCCGATTTACCCTAaag AATAATTATTGCTTTATCAATGGAGTGTGTGTTCCCGAAGCTGCTGAATATGGGATTAACAACTGTTATATCTGCAATACCCAATCAAATGTGTTTGTGTGGTCACTCAATTCCACTAAAAATG GTTGTGAAAAATTCGCCAGAAAAGACGAAAACCAAAGTCAGATCTATATAATATCAGCAAGTGTGTGCGGTTGTCTTCTGACACTGATTATCACGACAGTTGTTATCCTACGGAAAATGAAAACTAACGG TCTGAAAATAGAAGATTTCGCCAATCAGCCGCCGCCATATATCGATGCAGCCAAACCAAAACTTTGTTCCAGGAAACTGTGA